AATTCTGATGAGCTAGACTTACGGAGGAGTCCTGAAAACAACGCCGAACACTTTGTTCTCATCTTCATTTGACACAGACATCACCTCGCAACCAGTTTTCTTGTGTTTGAAGAGAATCGCCTTTGATTTACACTCAGAGATGAATTCTTCCGACACTTTTTCAAATCCAAGCTTCTCAGCCTCATCTCGACCTATATCTAAATCccaaaaaccaattaaaaaaacatttgtgaAATTGATAAGACAACACTATCACCTAAACACGTCTATTAAAGAGATATAATCTGAAATCTAAACTAAGAGAACAAATCATTAAACAATCAAACttctaaaacagaaaaaataaagtattatgTGAAAAAATCCCAACCAGGATAAAGTGGTGCGGGTTGTGTGGCGACGGCGCGAACAGAGAGGCGAGAGAACTGCCCACTGACACTGCGAAGAGCAGTGGATGGAATCCTCAAACCTCGTCGGAGGAATAAACGTCTTCCGGCGACTGAAGGAGAGGAAATCCGGCGAAGGCTGCGACTGGGGACACGGAGAGCGGCCGTGGATGATGTGAGAGACATGTAAGAGCGAGGGAACTGACGGAAGAAGCGAAAGAATAGAGAGGACGAACTACGCGAAGCTAAACAAGAGACGGTTCGTAGCATAGCTACcggaaataaaaaaatttccccgGCGAAGACTGCTAGAGGCAAAATATAAGGTTGGATTTGCAATaagcaagtaaaaataaaaaacccaaCGGCAGAGATGaggtttttatctttttgtgcttttgtttttgcttgtagaaaggaaaaaaaaaatgtaaattaataaaagaaaaatgaatccTTCATTTCTTGTACAACACACAAAATTATTGTGAAAAAATATTCTCTATTTCGTTAAaatggtattttgattttttttttcttctgaatccTTTGGTTATTAGTAATTACATTTTCTAAAGTCGagacaaaaattgaaaaaaagaggGGCTGATTTGCAAGAAACGAAACGTGGTTCTCGCATAGCCAAATGTGTTTTAAGTGTTGTGTTGCTGCTACTTTGTTTATCCTCCAATTATATTATGACCAGAAAATATcttaaatcttgtttttttttttttttttttttttttttttttctgatgagggaaaaaaaaaacattaccatATCATTAATGTGAACTTTAACTTCGAAAGTTTCAGGCATAGACTATATTACAAACGATCCTTAAATAACTAATTGGCGCATAATTAAAAGTGAGCTTTCTTTTCACGTTCGTTTGCGCCTTTCCACAGGACTGAGACTCTTCAAGTTCTTCGTCTTGAGCTTGAGCTGCTTGAGCTTCCTCCTCTGTAGTGGTGATTTATAACTTGCATATCACTAACTTCAAAAGGCAACCGCTGTGTATCAAGCATAGCATGACTGTGCAGGCTTCGTTCCAAATTTGCAAAGGCTTGCGATCATCAGGAGGCAAGAGTGCTACAACTTCATCATAAATGACTGTGCAGGCTTCGTTCCAAATTTCTTTAGTGTCGTTTATCTTCCAAGTCTCGGCCGACTTCACAAGGGCCTCTTCCTCTGCAATGAGAGAGGCAAACAGTGACCGCTTTTTCTTAAGCATCTTAAGAGCTACAAGAGCATCAAACTGACCACAATTTGAGATTTGAACATCCAGCAATTGAATATTCGATTCAAGATTTGCAATCATCTCAGGATGTGGCAAATTCTTAAATGGtaaaagatcttttttttttcctaaataaacaaaaactaaccactaaaacaaatacacaaaaagtTCTCTAAGAACAACTCTTAATCTCTCTGAAaaccttgttttcttcttttgttgatttttcttttaagctTGGTGAAAATAGGTTTACCATTAACATTggtcataatttgttttttttttttttttgtattttatctaggtgaataatattaattgaatttaaaccaaactaggatttaacccgcggtacaccgcgggataatatttttaattttaaaaatttaaaatttattttgtatttatttgttattttattattattttattaatttttaaaatatataattttataggtatttgatataagtattcaagtataggatttttgtagtgttttcaaggttttaagccgtgtggtatatgtataatctaataatatatttatctcctgctacacatctaaaagtgttttttaaaaaaataattccacttaactccctatatgggattaatgccaaccgtctcatcaaaatcaaaataagtttttgcgtaaaaaatattaatcaaaataattttttatcaagtttaattattttaattgttttaccaaattagcatatttttatagtttataatttttccatgtcaatatatatagtttatgataattaatagaattttattttttcgtaattcctcaaaaaataaaaaataaaccaaattatatgggaggttttcaacatatttaatgtgacattttataattggatttttcggtttaggaaaattattaatgttaatataattatggatattgtaaacttttgttatggaaaatctgttgtatatcatttaaatttgagattttagcatccataaaaataattttggagatttaatggattaaaattttaatggatagagttgtttttggaaaaatcgaaatgtatagatgttgttaagattttatggtaataaatgtaacaaatgttggtcaatttaagaaagtttagtatttgagtttctttgcaatattatttatggaattgttttaggggttaatgttgtaaaaaaaaaaataataagtaaaacttaaaggggcataaaccaaaatgtacttaaaaaatgttaatataaactaggatttaacccgcggtacatcGCGGACAATATTTTGCATTTAAAATtatgttgtatttattttttattttattattattttattaatttttagattgtataattatgaatatttattggatttacTCGGTGTACCAGagaacaatttttaaaatataaagttttatagGTATTTGATATTAGTATTCAAAGCATaagatttttgtagtgttttcaaggttttaacccgtggAGTCtcgtaatacatttatctcctggtacacatctaaaagtgtttaaaaaaaaaaaacaattccatttaactccctatatgggaCTAATACCAACCCGTcccaccaaaatcaaaataagttttttttatcaactttaattatgttaattattttaccaaattagcgtatttttataatttataatattttcatggcaatatatatagtttatgataataaatgagaattttaatattattggtAATtcctcaagaaaataaaaaataaaacaaattatatggtGGTTTTccacatatttaatgtgacattttagaaaaaaattattatcattgttttagtcaattcttaaacacaaaacaaaaggaaaaactAAAGTAAAAGACTTTAGTCAACTGCAAAACAGTTgatatgtacaatttttttataacattaaaGAGTATATAGAGTATTCACATATGgaaataattattagaaaaacgcttaaataaataagaaagggAAAGTGGATCCCTTTAAATCATCCACcgattttgaaataaaattcaaaaaggaGAAAGTCTTTCTAGATCCCATTGAAAGGAAAATATAACATAGAAGCATTAACGTAATAACTTTTTAGTACAATCTTTTTAATGCACCAATAAGAATTTAATACACTTCTTGCTCCTCCATTGTTTCTTATTGAATTTGTAAGGTTGCTGCAGTGAGCTACACCCTGTTCAACATTAGTTTTAGTTTGAATTTGTAAGGGGTTTTAGTTAGTTTCCATTTGCTATATTTTATGATTCTGttcaacattattatatatcaaatataagtTTTCGATTAAAAGTGTTTCCatattaagaaatcaaaatcttgaGAGAATAATATGGTTTATGTAAAAGATAAAATCAGTTAGTAAatattaatacataatttttcaaatatcGACATTGAATATGTAAGATAttattatttccatttttaaaatctaaactattcaaatcttttaatttaaaaggaaaataaaaattgatggTAGAGATAATTTAagaactaattaattttttgatatttaaggTATATTATTAGTGTAATCGaaatttattttccatattttacttactgattttttgcaaatatgtagagatcaattttgtaaataaaaattttaaataaacaaaaggaaaagggtataacacaaaatgtacttaaaaaatgtagaTATAGATtacacaaataataattttacttggTTTTCTCATATATCAGtcaaacaaaccaaactaatTGATAAAAAGGCCCAGTGTTATTAGGTCTGGGAAAAGTGTGAAAGGCCCAACGTGGATCAAATTAACCGAGAAGGAAAATAATCTCCAGAAGCTTCTCTATTATCCCACGTGACCACGTCTCGTCACGTCTTGGGGTTTGCGAGAGCCTCTCTTCTGCTCAGCGGGTTACCTTATCGTCAGAAAACGCTTTAACAACATTCAGAAAATGCAAAATCGCTGTTAAAGGCTTCTTCAAAGACCAAATTCCCGAAATTTTCTCCTCCTGAGAAAAAGAAATCCACATATAAAAACCATGATTCTAGCTTCACTCTACTTCTTCTAGGGTTCGTTCGTCTTCTCAAGCTGTTTGAGCAATGCCACTGGCTTACACGTTTCCGgttctcccttcttcttcttgtctgcTTTGCGGAATCTCTAATCGCGGCACCAGCTTCGTCGTAGATCGCCCGGAGCTTCAGATCTCAGGCTGCCTCGTCGTGCGTTCCGAATCCGGTGAATTCTTTGGGGGTTCTGGTTCATCTTTGCGGCAGTTCCACCGGGAAGGGCGGAGGAGGTTGAatgctggtggtggtggtggtggtgtccATGTCGTGGACAATGCGCCGTCTCGTACTTCTTCCCTCGCTGCTTCTACTTCCACAATCGAAATCCCGGTTACCTGTTACCAGGTATTTTATGCTTTTCACTGGCTTTTAGTCCTCAGAATCCCTGTATATACGATCTCTCCCGATTTGGTACTTTACTCCTCGCTGAAGTGCGACTggaacttgttttgtttttttcctcctaAATTTGGTTGTGAATGATACGTGTTGTTGGAATGAAGTCTCTAATTTGTAGAATCAGTGGGATGTTTTGATTTGGCGAGTTTCAGAACACGATAGcaattttatattgtataataGTTCATTTCTGCAACAAGAGTGTATGTAAGAAACGTAGCGTTTTGTTTGATAGACGATATTTCAGGATCATATATATGTNAGGCCCAGcgtgagagagaaaaaataatctCCAGAAGCTTCTCTATTATCCACGTGACGTGACACGTGACCACGTCTCGTTCACGTCTTGGGTTTGCTAGAGCCTCTCTTCTCGTCAGCGGGTTACTTTATCGTCAGAAGACGAGACGCTAACATTCAGAATAAGGCAAAATCGCTGTTAAAAGGCTTCTTCAAAGACCAATTTCCCGAATTTTTTCTCCTCTCTGAAAAATCCACATATATAAAGCATGATTATAGCTTCACTCTACTTCTTCTAGGGTTCGTTCGTCTTCTCAAGCTGTTTGAGCAATGCCACTGGCTTACACATTTCCGgttctcccttcttcttcttgtctgcTTTGCGGAATCTCTAATCGCGGCACCAGCTTCGTCGTAGATCGCCCGGAGCTTCAGATCTCAGGCTGCCTCGTCGTGCGTTCCGAATCCGGTGAATTCTTTGGGGGTTCTGGTTCATCTTTGCGGCAGTTCCACCGGGAAGGGCGGAGGAGGTTGAatgctggtggtggtggtggtggtgtccATGTCGTGGACAATGCGCCGTCTCGTACTTCTTCCCTCGCTGCTTCTACTTCCACAATCGAAATCCCGGTTACCTGTTACCAGGTATTTTATGCTTTTCACTGGCTTTTAGTCCTCAGAATCCCTGTATATACGATCTCTCCCGATTTGGTACTTTACTCCTCGCTGAAGTGCGACTggaacttgttttgtttttttcctcctaAATTTGGTTGTGAATGATACGTGTTGTTGGAATGAAGTCTCTAATTTGTAGAATCAGTGGGATGTTTTGATTTGGCGAGTTTCAGAACACGATAGcaattttatattgtataataGTTCATTTCTGCAACAAGAGTGTATGTAAGAAACGTAGCGTTTTGTTTGATAGACGATATTTCAGGATCATATATATGTTACTGTTGTTAATGGTATTGAATTTGCAGCTTATTGGAGTTTCTGATCAAGCCGAGAAAGACGAGGTTGTGAAGTCggttataaatttgaaaaaagcTGATGCTGAAGAGGGTTATACTATGGAGGCTGCTGTAGCTCGCCAGGTTAAAAAACCTATAGTTTGATCCTGTTTTTTAAGTGCTCCATAGAATCTAACCAATTTATCACTAGACTTGAAAAGGGAAATGTGGCTTAACTTTCTTGATGTGTTGTTCTTAATGATCCTAATGTGCAGGATCTTCTCATGGATATTAGGGACAAACTTCTTTTTGAACCAGAATATGCTGGTAACCTAAAAGAAAAGATTGCTCCTCGGTCTCCTCTCAGAATTCCTTGGGCATGGTTGCCTGGTGCTCTATGCCTTCTTCAGGAGGTACTACCACTGAGCTGTAATTGGGTTTTGTCCCTGCAAATGTTCTGTACTGATCTTTCTTCATTAGTTTATCATTTCTACAAACACCCTTCGTCTTCTTAATGcaattttgtcttttcttctATGAAACTTAAGGGgagtttgatttttcttaatGTTGTGATATTAGCTTTTATGttaagagaaaataatttttggataGAAAATAAAGCGTTGATGTGAGCTACTATGTTTCAGGTTGGACAAGAAAAACTCGTGCTGGATATTGGCCGGGCTGCTCTTAGGAACCTTGATTCGAAGCCATATATTCATGATGTATTTTTATCTATGGCACTTGCTGAGGTAAAATCAAATGAACTAGGAATGGGAACTATTTACCACCTTTCACTAATCTCTGCTTCTTCTATCTCTAATATGCTTCTTTTCCATGAAGTGTGCAATTGCCAAGGCTGCTTTCGAGGCTAACAAGGTCTCTCCAGGATTTGAAGCTCTTGCTCGTGCTCAATCTTTTCTGAAGAGTAAAGTTACTCTTGGGAAACTTGCATTGTTAACTCAGGTAATAGGTTCGACTGTCTTGCATCAGTATAGATAAAGCTTCTGTGTGTTTACTTTTTGTTCTGTTCTGGCTTGAATGTGATTATGTGAAAAGTGCAAGATCATGCCTTACTGTAGATTTAATTATGTTAGGGAGCTTCATAGTGTCCAGAGGCATAATTTACCAGCATATTGAGTTTTAAGGGATTGAAATGAAATTTTCAGATTGAGGAGTCACTAGAGGAGCTTGCACCACCATGCACATTGGATCTACTGGGCCTGCCTCGCACGCCAGAAAATGCAGAGAGGAGACGAGGTGCAATTTCAGCGCTACGCGAACTGCTCAGACAGGGTCTTAGTGTTGAAGCTTCATGTCAAATTCAAGACTGGCCATGCTTTCTGAGTCAGGCAATTAGCAGGTTATTGGCCACCGAGAttgttgatcttcttccatGGGATGACTTAGCCATAACtcggaaaaataaaaaatcactcGAATCCCACAATCAAAGAGGGGTAATTGATTTTAGTTGTTTCTACATGGTGTTGCTTGCTCATATCGCTGTTGGATTTTCAGGCAAGCAAAATGATACGGTATATCtcgttttctttccttttgttaaatttaaaccAAGTGGTCCATttcttttctattctatctGCTTATAAAGCATAACATTCAGTATGCTTGTGTAGATTAATAAAGCAAAAATTATATGCGAATGTCTCATAACATCAGAAGGTGTTGATCTGAAATTTGAGGAAGCTTTTTGCTCATTTCTTTTAAAACAGGTATTTTTTCTCTTGCTTTCTTTATTCTTTTGCCCTTTTAACTATGCTATTGCATCTTATTTACTTCAAGTTCATTTGCTTCGAAAGACCCATGCGTTGTTCATTTAGTTAAGTGCTACTGGACCTACATGTTGGATAGCACAGGGTTCCGAGGCAGAGGCCCTTGAAAAGCTTAAGCAGCTGGAATCAAATTCAGATTCTGCCGTCCGTAATTCAATCCTGGGAAAAGAGTCG
The Camelina sativa cultivar DH55 chromosome 15, Cs, whole genome shotgun sequence DNA segment above includes these coding regions:
- the LOC104746302 gene encoding plastid division protein CDP1, chloroplastic isoform X2, with the protein product MPLAYTFPVLPSSSCLLCGISNRGTSFVVDRPELQISGCLVVRSESGEFFGGSGSSLRQFHREGRRRLNAGGGGGGVHVVDNAPSRTSSLAASTSTIEIPVTCYQLIGVSDQAEKDEVVKSVINLKKADAEEGYTMEAAVARQDLLMDIRDKLLFEPEYAGNLKEKIAPRSPLRIPWAWLPGALCLLQEVGQEKLVLDIGRAALRNLDSKPYIHDVFLSMALAECAIAKAAFEANKVSPGFEALARAQSFLKSKVTLGKLALLTQIEESLEELAPPCTLDLLGLPRTPENAERRRGAISALRELLRQGLSVEASCQIQDWPCFLSQAISRLLATEIVDLLPWDDLAITRKNKKSLESHNQRGVIDFSCFYMVLLAHIAVGFSGKQNDTINKAKIICECLITSEGVDLKFEEAFCSFLLKQGSEAEALEKLKQLESNSDSAVRNSILGKESRSTSATTSLEAWLTESVLANFPDTRGCSPSLANFFRAEKKYPENKKMGSPSIINHKTNQRPLSTTQFMNSSQHLYTAVEQLTPSDLQSPVVSAKNIDESGASMPSVQLKRNLGVKQSKIWDDWLSQSGLIGRVSVVALLGCTVFFSLKLIGIRSGRLQSLPIWVSARPHSESDSFLSKTESGNFRRNLGSVNRNGIAGNIKVLLDMLKTNHGEHSDALYLKSSGLSATSLSHSASEVLKRPMVTEDAEELVRQWENIKAEALGPTHQIYSLSEVLDESMLVQWQTLAETAKAKSSYWRFVLLHLEILQAHTFEDGIVGETAEIEALLEEAAELVDESQPKNAKYYSTYKIRYKLKKQEDGSWKFCESDIQIQK
- the LOC104746302 gene encoding plastid division protein CDP1, chloroplastic isoform X1, with the protein product MPLAYTFPVLPSSSCLLCGISNRGTSFVVDRPELQISGCLVVRSESGEFFGGSGSSLRQFHREGRRRLNAGGGGGGVHVVDNAPSRTSSLAASTSTIEIPVTCYQLIGVSDQAEKDEVVKSVINLKKADAEEGYTMEAAVARQDLLMDIRDKLLFEPEYAGNLKEKIAPRSPLRIPWAWLPGALCLLQEVGQEKLVLDIGRAALRNLDSKPYIHDVFLSMALAECAIAKAAFEANKVSPGFEALARAQSFLKSKVTLGKLALLTQIEESLEELAPPCTLDLLGLPRTPENAERRRGAISALRELLRQGLSVEASCQIQDWPCFLSQAISRLLATEIVDLLPWDDLAITRKNKKSLESHNQRGVIDFSCFYMVLLAHIAVGFSGKQNDTINKAKIICECLITSEGVDLKFEEAFCSFLLKQGSEAEALEKLKQLESNSDSAVRNSILGKESRSTSATTSLEAWLTESVLANFPDTRGCSPSLANFFRAEKKYPENKKMGSPSIINHKTNQRPLSTTQFMNSSQHLYTAVEQLTPSDLQSPVVSAKNIDESGASMPSVQLKRNLGVKQSKIWDDWLSQSGLIGRVSVVALLGCTVFFSLKLIGIRSGRLQSLPIWVSARPHSESDSFLSKTESGNFRRNLGSVNRNGIAGNIKVLLDMLKTNHGEHSDALYLKSSGLSATSLSHSASEVLKRPMVTEDAEELVRQWENIKAEALGPTHQIYSLSEVLDESMLVQWQTLAETAKAKSSYWRFVLLHLEILQAHTFEDGIVGETAEIEALLEEAAELVDESQPKNAKYYSTYKIRYKLKKQEDGSWKFCESDIQIQK